Proteins encoded by one window of Streptococcus sanguinis:
- a CDS encoding GAF domain-containing protein, protein MNTKEKISSYQLLLAQLEALLEGETNALANLSNASALLNQALPHSVFTGFYLFDGSELILGPFQGGVSCVHIALGKGVCGESAEKEQTIIVDDVTQHANYISCDSRAKSEIVVPMVKDGRFLGVLDLDSALAGDYDHVDQEYLKKFVQILLEKTTWNFEMFGEKA, encoded by the coding sequence ATGAATACAAAAGAAAAAATTTCAAGTTATCAACTTTTACTGGCTCAGCTGGAAGCCTTGTTAGAGGGTGAGACCAATGCTTTGGCTAATCTTTCCAATGCTAGCGCTCTTCTCAATCAAGCTCTGCCTCATTCGGTATTTACAGGTTTCTATCTTTTTGATGGGAGTGAGCTGATTTTAGGGCCTTTTCAGGGTGGTGTTTCCTGTGTCCATATTGCGCTAGGCAAGGGGGTCTGTGGGGAGTCTGCTGAGAAAGAGCAGACGATTATCGTGGATGATGTGACCCAGCATGCCAACTATATCTCTTGTGATAGTAGAGCGAAAAGCGAGATTGTGGTGCCCATGGTAAAAGACGGTCGTTTTCTGGGAGTGTTGGATTTGGACTCAGCCTTGGCGGGTGATTATGATCATGTGGATCAGGAATATCTGAAAAAATTTGTCCAGATTTTGCTTGAAAAAACGACTTGGAATTTTGAAATGTTTGGAGAAAAAGCCTAA
- a CDS encoding alpha/beta fold hydrolase — protein MKRTMMLVILILIAVILVSAGWFAYRNLHYDKANLEYIRQAGMLEKQVTLPDGSLINYGEGPKNGPPLLLIHGQQVSWEDYAKVFGELSKRYHVYAVDCYGHGGSSKNPAKYSALENSQDFIWFIHNIIKAPVFISGHSSGGLLATMVAALAPDTVRGLLIEDAPFFSTEPSRALSTFSWLGFKDMCDFLKSGKKNYTAYFLEHTYLKKLFGEENFNKIVKKPALNYMKNHPGKIPRIWYYPPELQVNLIYDLTANLQDGTGDYDLRFGSTFYDFSWFKGFEQEEILKKVQCPSILFHVARPLNQKNYYDKNGILLSAMDDKDAKRVDKLLLNNHLIDNIKSGHDIHAEKPEIFIRAIDDLQKRCK, from the coding sequence ATGAAAAGGACAATGATGTTAGTTATTTTGATATTGATAGCTGTTATATTGGTAAGTGCAGGGTGGTTTGCTTATCGTAATCTTCACTATGATAAGGCTAATCTTGAATATATCCGACAAGCTGGGATGCTAGAAAAGCAAGTGACTTTACCAGATGGATCTCTTATTAATTATGGCGAAGGTCCCAAAAATGGTCCCCCTTTACTCCTGATCCATGGCCAGCAAGTATCTTGGGAGGACTACGCCAAGGTTTTTGGAGAATTGTCTAAGCGATATCATGTATATGCAGTAGATTGTTATGGACATGGTGGGTCTAGTAAAAATCCTGCTAAATATTCAGCACTGGAAAATAGTCAGGATTTCATTTGGTTTATTCATAATATTATAAAAGCTCCTGTGTTCATTTCAGGACATTCATCAGGAGGGCTTCTGGCAACAATGGTAGCTGCACTAGCTCCTGATACTGTTAGAGGACTATTGATAGAAGATGCACCGTTCTTTTCAACAGAGCCTAGTCGAGCACTTTCTACTTTTTCTTGGTTAGGATTTAAAGATATGTGTGATTTCTTAAAAAGCGGTAAAAAAAATTATACTGCCTATTTTTTAGAACATACTTATTTAAAAAAACTTTTTGGTGAGGAAAATTTTAATAAAATTGTCAAAAAACCAGCTCTGAACTATATGAAAAATCATCCAGGAAAGATTCCTAGAATTTGGTACTATCCGCCAGAATTACAAGTGAATCTCATCTATGACTTAACAGCTAATTTACAGGATGGAACAGGAGATTACGATCTTCGTTTTGGCTCAACATTTTATGATTTTTCTTGGTTCAAGGGATTTGAACAGGAAGAAATCTTGAAAAAAGTTCAATGTCCATCTATATTGTTTCATGTGGCTCGGCCTTTGAATCAGAAAAATTACTATGACAAAAATGGGATTCTCTTGAGTGCTATGGATGACAAAGATGCTAAGCGAGTAGACAAACTTTTGTTGAACAATCATCTAATAGATAATATCAAGAGTGGGCATGATATTCATGCTGAAAAACCTGAGATTTTTATTCGGGCGATTGATGATTTACAAAAAAGGTGTAAATAG
- a CDS encoding AbrB/MazE/SpoVT family DNA-binding domain-containing protein, with amino-acid sequence MNEKDNDVSYFDIDSSYISKCADFFDVSLDELVHLESNLLTTPSIKGKYIFGTVTVGERGEIHLPPRARNIFQIKAGDQLLLLGDENQGLALLDPNFF; translated from the coding sequence ATGAATGAAAAGGACAATGATGTTAGTTATTTTGATATTGATAGCTCTTATATTAGTAAGTGCGCTGATTTTTTTGATGTGAGTTTGGATGAACTAGTACATTTAGAGAGCAATTTATTGACAACTCCTAGTATCAAAGGGAAATATATTTTTGGAACAGTAACGGTGGGGGAGCGTGGTGAAATCCACTTACCCCCTCGGGCACGAAATATTTTTCAAATAAAAGCGGGAGATCAGCTTCTTTTGCTAGGAGATGAAAATCAAGGATTGGCGTTATTAGATCCGAATTTTTTCTAG
- a CDS encoding helix-turn-helix domain-containing protein: MISKNIAILRKRENISQEKLAEEIGVSRQTIAKWEAGESVPDVIYSSQLADFFDVSLDELVHLESNLLTTPSFKGKYIFGTVTVGERGEIHLPPRARNIFQIKAGDQLLLLGDENQGLALLDPNFFLETPKYFSEK; the protein is encoded by the coding sequence ATGATTTCTAAAAATATTGCTATTTTAAGAAAAAGAGAGAATATTTCTCAGGAAAAACTGGCCGAGGAAATAGGTGTATCAAGGCAGACTATAGCAAAATGGGAAGCAGGAGAAAGCGTTCCAGATGTGATTTATTCCTCTCAATTAGCTGATTTTTTTGATGTGAGTTTGGATGAACTAGTACATTTAGAAAGCAATTTATTGACAACTCCTAGTTTCAAAGGGAAATATATTTTTGGAACAGTAACGGTGGGAGAGCGTGGTGAAATCCACTTACCCCCTCGGGCACGAAATATTTTTCAAATAAAAGCGGGAGATCAGCTTCTTTTGCTAGGAGATGAAAATCAAGGATTGGCGTTATTAGATCCGAATTTTTTTCTAGAAACTCCTAAGTATTTTTCAGAAAAGTAG
- a CDS encoding Type 1 glutamine amidotransferase-like domain-containing protein: MKQLFLCSYFAGVKDLFRQYASEKQLDKQVLFIPTAGNVEEYRGYIDEALQTFADLGFQVEILDISACDRETAQAKIFQSKLLYVSGGNTFYLLQELKKKQLLSLITEQIADGMVYVGESAGAIITAQDIDYNKLMDDKAVAKELNDTEALNEVDFYVLPHVGEEPFVESAQATLDTYSDQLNLLPLNNHQAVLVKGKEVRVLEVE; the protein is encoded by the coding sequence ATGAAACAATTATTTTTATGTTCATATTTTGCAGGAGTCAAGGACTTGTTCAGACAATATGCGTCTGAAAAGCAATTGGACAAACAAGTACTTTTTATCCCGACGGCTGGAAATGTAGAAGAGTACAGAGGTTATATTGACGAAGCCCTGCAGACCTTTGCAGACTTGGGATTTCAAGTAGAAATTTTAGATATCTCAGCTTGTGATAGAGAGACAGCTCAGGCCAAAATTTTCCAAAGCAAACTCCTCTATGTCTCTGGTGGCAATACTTTTTATCTTCTGCAAGAACTTAAGAAAAAGCAGCTTCTATCCTTGATAACAGAGCAGATTGCGGATGGCATGGTTTATGTGGGCGAATCCGCTGGTGCTATCATCACAGCCCAAGACATTGACTACAATAAGCTTATGGACGATAAGGCGGTCGCTAAGGAACTGAATGATACAGAGGCACTAAACGAGGTGGATTTTTATGTTCTTCCTCATGTTGGCGAAGAACCCTTTGTCGAAAGCGCTCAGGCAACTCTGGATACTTACAGCGACCAGCTGAATCTGCTTCCCCTCAATAATCACCAAGCTGTGCTTGTGAAGGGTAAAGAAGTGAGGGTTTTAGAGGTGGAATAA
- a CDS encoding class I SAM-dependent methyltransferase has protein sequence MIYPIIGFLVILAFLYLIYQSKRPFGFVGLWMMKLWNRVYLPMVVWSISQLDHKKRFYAILDVGVGNGASSKYLKNYFPNSRVLGIDISSTAIRAAEKLDEPGLSFEVKNVENTNLPVEEFDLITAFQTHFHWSDLTQAFTELKRILKPDGIILLACEWSKLAYYLPDFTKQEKLENYLTDLDLHLIDSPRKGQWILYKIRKK, from the coding sequence ATGATTTATCCAATTATTGGCTTTCTGGTTATTCTTGCTTTTCTTTACTTAATTTATCAATCAAAAAGGCCGTTCGGCTTTGTAGGATTGTGGATGATGAAGTTATGGAATCGTGTTTATCTGCCCATGGTTGTATGGTCGATCAGTCAGCTGGATCATAAGAAGCGATTTTATGCCATTTTGGATGTTGGAGTTGGAAACGGAGCGTCCTCAAAATATTTGAAAAACTACTTTCCTAATAGTCGAGTTCTGGGGATTGATATTTCTTCTACAGCTATTAGAGCAGCTGAAAAATTGGATGAGCCTGGCCTATCTTTTGAGGTGAAAAATGTTGAGAATACAAATCTTCCAGTTGAGGAATTTGATTTGATTACAGCCTTTCAGACTCATTTTCATTGGTCGGATTTAACTCAAGCATTCACAGAACTTAAACGGATACTTAAGCCAGATGGAATCATCTTACTAGCATGTGAATGGAGCAAATTAGCTTATTACCTACCAGACTTTACAAAGCAAGAAAAACTGGAAAACTATTTGACAGACTTGGATTTACATCTCATCGATAGTCCAAGAAAGGGCCAATGGATTCTTTATAAAATTAGGAAAAAATAA
- a CDS encoding GrpB family protein, whose translation MSPSLEKMSLEELWQLFPIFLREHQDEWKEWYDEERLRLLIFLPANQLVRISHIGSTSLETIWAKPIVDILLEIPKETDMAVMRDLFLKNGYLLMSESQGQMSFNKGYTPSGFAERVFHLHLRYEGDHDELYFRDYLQEHPAVAKDYEKLKLSLWKQYEHNRDAYTEAKTDFIKNYTEKAKKLYGGRYEREDR comes from the coding sequence ATGAGTCCATCTTTAGAGAAAATGTCACTAGAGGAGCTGTGGCAGCTTTTTCCGATTTTTCTGAGAGAGCATCAGGATGAGTGGAAAGAATGGTATGATGAGGAACGGCTTCGGCTTTTGATTTTTTTGCCTGCAAATCAGCTGGTTCGGATTAGTCATATTGGCTCTACATCCCTTGAGACCATCTGGGCCAAGCCTATAGTGGATATCTTGCTGGAAATTCCCAAAGAAACAGATATGGCAGTGATGAGAGACTTGTTTCTGAAAAATGGCTATCTGCTTATGTCAGAAAGCCAAGGGCAGATGTCATTCAATAAAGGCTACACACCGAGTGGTTTTGCGGAGCGGGTTTTCCATCTGCATCTGCGCTATGAGGGTGATCATGATGAACTTTACTTTAGAGACTATTTACAGGAGCACCCTGCTGTAGCTAAAGACTATGAAAAGCTCAAGCTATCCTTGTGGAAGCAATATGAGCACAACCGTGATGCCTATACAGAGGCGAAAACGGATTTTATCAAGAACTATACAGAGAAAGCTAAAAAGCTTTATGGCGGAAGATACGAGAGGGAAGACAGATGA
- a CDS encoding DNA/RNA non-specific endonuclease, with the protein MKKFRFGTWLVLSAGSLLLLSQALPAENVAANQKNQIKVQLLNHSDETAIGTLELNGEYQLKLGKKDKYGRATAAHVQMQEQHKAKKKKETKVTYNPIGWHNYKFYYGNGDDRAWLMNRAHLIGFTFSGLNNEGKNLVPMTAWLNSGSFQGLDDNNPDSMLYYEHRLERWLEENPDYWLDYKVTPIYTDNELLPRKIELQYVGLDAEGNVVSIQLGGKETIDEDGMSHVLLDNVSPNAEIDYQTGTAVNTMIE; encoded by the coding sequence ATGAAAAAGTTTAGGTTTGGCACTTGGCTTGTCCTGTCAGCCGGCTCTTTGTTGTTACTTTCACAGGCTCTTCCTGCAGAGAATGTCGCTGCTAATCAGAAGAACCAGATCAAGGTCCAGCTGCTTAACCATAGCGATGAAACAGCTATCGGCACTCTGGAGTTGAATGGGGAGTATCAGCTAAAGCTTGGGAAAAAGGACAAATACGGTCGGGCTACTGCTGCTCATGTTCAAATGCAGGAGCAACACAAAGCCAAAAAGAAAAAGGAGACCAAGGTCACTTACAATCCCATCGGTTGGCACAATTACAAATTCTACTACGGAAATGGAGATGATCGGGCTTGGCTCATGAATCGCGCTCATCTGATTGGCTTCACTTTCAGCGGCCTCAATAACGAAGGGAAAAACCTCGTTCCAATGACCGCTTGGCTCAACTCTGGCAGTTTCCAAGGACTGGACGACAATAACCCAGATAGCATGCTCTATTATGAACATCGCTTGGAACGCTGGCTAGAGGAAAATCCAGATTACTGGCTGGATTACAAGGTCACTCCGATTTACACGGATAATGAGCTTCTTCCTCGCAAGATTGAGCTCCAGTATGTCGGGCTTGACGCAGAAGGCAATGTTGTCAGCATCCAGCTAGGGGGCAAGGAAACCATAGACGAAGACGGAATGTCTCATGTCCTCTTGGACAATGTTTCTCCAAATGCAGAGATTGACTACCAGACAGGCACTGCTGTCAATACCATGATTGAGTAG
- a CDS encoding DUF3307 domain-containing protein: MTNFMGFSEFFMQNPILVLTLLAHVLADFQLQSQKLADLKSQRLNFLILHLGIVLLPLLLLGLILPNYLLYFALVWLSHALIDFLKNRLNSSIVRHHAQKSAFLLDQILHLISIFALYFLLGQQQIPAPNWLSDRYLMLQALFFFALTGKPINILFKLFFSKYQAGEDSGETIAGAGAMIGILERLIMGLSLIFGQFTAIGLVFTAKSIARYNKISESQSFAEYYLIGSLFSMIAVLLVYGCLYW, from the coding sequence ATGACAAATTTTATGGGATTTTCAGAATTTTTCATGCAGAATCCGATTCTTGTGTTGACTTTGCTGGCTCATGTACTAGCTGATTTTCAGCTTCAAAGTCAGAAATTGGCCGACCTTAAAAGCCAGCGGTTGAATTTTTTGATTCTCCACTTGGGAATTGTTCTGCTGCCCTTATTGCTCTTGGGGCTTATCTTACCTAATTATCTGCTATATTTCGCCTTGGTCTGGCTCAGTCATGCGCTTATTGACTTCTTGAAGAATAGGTTGAATTCATCGATTGTCCGACATCATGCTCAAAAATCAGCCTTTTTACTGGATCAGATCTTGCATTTGATTAGTATTTTTGCTCTTTATTTTCTCTTAGGGCAGCAGCAAATTCCAGCTCCTAATTGGCTGTCTGACCGCTACCTCATGCTGCAGGCTCTCTTTTTCTTCGCACTTACTGGTAAGCCAATTAATATCCTCTTTAAACTCTTCTTCAGTAAGTATCAGGCAGGAGAAGACAGTGGGGAGACTATTGCGGGGGCTGGTGCCATGATTGGGATTTTGGAGCGCTTGATTATGGGACTTTCTCTTATTTTCGGGCAGTTTACTGCCATTGGGCTAGTCTTTACGGCTAAGTCTATTGCCCGCTATAATAAGATTTCAGAAAGCCAGTCCTTTGCTGAATACTACCTGATTGGCTCGCTTTTCAGTATGATTGCAGTCTTGTTGGTTTATGGCTGTCTGTATTGGTAA
- a CDS encoding SatD family protein, whose amino-acid sequence MLYIALIGDLIESKLLKNRKQAQKDLQDMMAVLNQDYRDCLVSPFTVTTGDEFQALLRPNPEIMQLLDQIALGFPHPIRFGLGLGEIVTDINREQSIGADGPAYWRARAAIEAIHEKNDYGSSRIAVSLGDEELSQAVNTVLAATSFIQSKWNNSQREVLERMLMEYIYDENFSHGEIAELLQISPSALSKRLKSSGLKIYLRNRRLAMRMILQAAKEAEQ is encoded by the coding sequence ATGCTTTATATTGCTCTTATTGGAGATTTAATAGAATCCAAACTGCTGAAAAATCGTAAGCAGGCGCAGAAGGACCTGCAGGACATGATGGCGGTGCTAAATCAGGATTATCGGGATTGTCTGGTGTCACCTTTCACGGTAACGACTGGAGATGAGTTCCAAGCTTTGCTACGGCCTAATCCAGAAATCATGCAGCTCCTTGATCAGATTGCCTTGGGCTTTCCTCATCCGATTCGCTTTGGACTTGGTCTGGGAGAGATTGTGACGGATATCAATCGGGAGCAGAGTATTGGTGCGGACGGTCCGGCCTACTGGAGGGCACGCGCAGCCATTGAGGCTATTCATGAGAAGAACGACTATGGTAGCAGCCGTATAGCTGTATCCTTGGGAGATGAAGAGCTCAGTCAGGCGGTCAATACGGTGCTGGCAGCTACTTCATTTATCCAGAGCAAGTGGAATAACAGTCAGAGAGAGGTTCTGGAGCGGATGCTCATGGAATATATCTATGACGAGAATTTTTCTCATGGAGAAATAGCAGAGCTGTTGCAGATTAGTCCCAGTGCGCTTAGTAAGCGACTCAAGTCCTCTGGTTTGAAGATCTATCTGAGAAATCGCCGTTTAGCTATGAGAATGATTCTACAGGCAGCAAAGGAGGCTGAACAATGA
- a CDS encoding TfoX/Sxy family protein: protein MASSQEYLDFILKQLQGLGQEISFRKMMGEYLLYYRGRLFGGIYDNRLLLKSVQPALDFFENPVYEFPYPGAKPMLYIKEVEDAAFLCNLIEAAYPALPAPKKKK, encoded by the coding sequence ATGGCATCTAGTCAAGAATATTTGGATTTTATTCTGAAGCAGCTGCAGGGCTTAGGCCAAGAAATTAGCTTTCGCAAGATGATGGGAGAGTATTTGCTCTATTATCGGGGGCGCTTATTTGGCGGGATTTATGACAATCGCTTGTTGCTTAAGTCAGTCCAGCCAGCCCTGGATTTTTTTGAAAATCCGGTTTATGAGTTTCCTTATCCAGGCGCAAAGCCAATGCTTTATATAAAAGAAGTAGAAGATGCTGCCTTTCTCTGTAATTTGATTGAAGCTGCCTATCCTGCCTTACCAGCACCCAAAAAGAAAAAATAG
- a CDS encoding ABC transporter permease/substrate-binding protein, whose translation MANLFSTFQERFGEWLAALGQHLQLSLLTLLVAIFLTIPLAIYLHSHKKTANWVLQIAGIFQTIPSMALLGLFIPLMGIGTLPALTALVIYAIFPILENTVTALNGIDPSLEEAGIAFGMTKWERLKKFELPLAMPVIVSGVRTATVMIIGTATLAALVGAGGLGSFILLGIDRRNASLILIGAISSAVLAILFNSLLKWMEKAKLRTVFTAFAVLILGLGASYTPSFLPKQEKDHLVIAGKLGPEPEILMNMYKLLIEENTDMTVTVKPNFGKTDFLYQALKKGDVDIYPEFTGTITGTLLQPAPKVSNDAEEVFEAARDGIKKQDNLVLLNHMAYQNTYAIAVPKSIAKEYNLKTISDLKTVQDKLKAGFTLEFNDREDGNKGLQSVYGLNLNVSTMEPALRYQAIQSGDIQITDAYSTDAELARYDLQVLEDDKHLFPPYQGAPLMKAELLEKHPELEGVLNKLAGKITESQMSQMNYQVGIEGKKAEAVARDYLVKEGLLKK comes from the coding sequence ATGGCTAATTTGTTTTCTACCTTTCAGGAGCGCTTTGGCGAATGGTTGGCAGCCTTAGGGCAACATCTCCAGCTGTCTCTTCTGACCTTATTAGTGGCGATCTTCTTGACCATTCCGCTCGCTATCTATCTTCATAGTCACAAAAAGACAGCCAATTGGGTGCTGCAAATTGCAGGAATCTTTCAAACCATTCCTTCAATGGCCTTGCTGGGACTCTTTATCCCCCTTATGGGGATTGGTACACTACCAGCACTGACTGCTCTGGTGATTTACGCTATTTTCCCGATTTTAGAAAATACTGTCACGGCTTTGAATGGGATTGATCCTAGTTTAGAGGAAGCTGGAATCGCCTTTGGGATGACCAAGTGGGAGCGGCTCAAAAAGTTTGAACTGCCTCTAGCTATGCCCGTCATCGTGTCAGGAGTTCGGACGGCAACGGTTATGATTATCGGGACAGCAACTCTGGCAGCCCTTGTCGGAGCTGGCGGACTAGGTTCCTTTATCCTTCTAGGAATTGACCGTCGCAATGCCAGTCTAATCTTGATTGGAGCTATTTCATCCGCAGTTTTGGCTATTCTTTTCAATAGTCTCCTTAAATGGATGGAAAAGGCTAAGCTTCGGACTGTATTTACAGCTTTTGCTGTCTTAATACTCGGACTTGGCGCTTCTTATACGCCAAGTTTTCTACCAAAACAGGAGAAGGATCATCTGGTTATTGCTGGAAAATTGGGTCCAGAGCCAGAAATTCTCATGAATATGTATAAACTTCTCATAGAGGAAAATACGGATATGACTGTGACAGTCAAACCTAATTTTGGGAAGACCGACTTCCTTTATCAAGCTCTGAAAAAAGGTGATGTTGATATCTATCCTGAGTTTACCGGTACGATTACTGGAACTCTCTTGCAGCCTGCTCCAAAGGTTAGCAATGATGCTGAAGAAGTTTTTGAAGCAGCACGTGATGGAATCAAAAAACAGGACAATCTAGTCTTACTCAATCACATGGCCTATCAGAATACCTATGCAATTGCAGTTCCCAAGAGTATCGCCAAAGAATACAATCTTAAAACCATTTCTGACCTTAAGACAGTTCAGGATAAGCTAAAAGCGGGTTTTACCCTAGAGTTTAACGATCGTGAAGATGGAAACAAGGGACTCCAGTCTGTCTATGGACTGAATCTCAATGTATCAACCATGGAACCAGCCCTTCGCTACCAAGCTATCCAGTCGGGTGATATTCAAATCACGGATGCCTATTCGACTGACGCAGAACTTGCGCGTTATGATTTACAAGTTTTAGAAGACGATAAGCACCTTTTCCCTCCTTATCAAGGGGCGCCTCTCATGAAGGCTGAATTGTTAGAAAAACACCCTGAATTGGAAGGTGTTCTCAATAAGCTGGCTGGTAAAATTACGGAAAGCCAGATGAGCCAGATGAATTATCAAGTTGGCATTGAAGGCAAAAAAGCGGAAGCTGTTGCGCGTGACTATCTGGTCAAGGAAGGACTTCTAAAAAAATAA
- a CDS encoding ATP-binding cassette domain-containing protein: MIEYKNVALRYTEKDVLRDVNLRIEDGEFMVLVGPSGSGKTTMIKMINRLLEPTDGNIYMDDKRIKDYDERELRLSTGYVLQAIALFPNLTVAENIALIPEMKGWSKADIQQKTDELLELVGLPAEDYAQRMPSELSGGEQQRVGIVRAIIAQPKILLMDEPFSALDAISRKQLQSLTKSIHDQFGMTTIFVTHDTDEALKLGNRIAVLQDGEIRQVATPEEILSAPATSFVADLFGGVQHG, from the coding sequence ATGATTGAATACAAAAATGTAGCGTTACGCTATACAGAAAAAGATGTCTTGAGAGATGTCAACTTACGGATTGAGGATGGAGAGTTCATGGTTTTAGTGGGTCCTTCTGGATCTGGTAAGACGACCATGATTAAGATGATCAACCGTCTCTTAGAGCCAACAGATGGTAATATCTATATGGATGATAAGAGGATCAAGGACTATGACGAGCGTGAACTCCGCCTTTCCACAGGCTATGTCTTACAAGCGATTGCCCTCTTTCCAAATCTAACGGTGGCTGAAAATATTGCTCTCATTCCTGAAATGAAAGGATGGAGCAAAGCAGATATTCAGCAGAAGACAGATGAATTGTTGGAGCTAGTGGGCTTGCCTGCAGAAGACTATGCTCAGCGTATGCCAAGCGAGCTGTCTGGCGGTGAGCAGCAACGGGTGGGCATTGTCCGTGCCATTATCGCCCAACCCAAAATCCTGCTGATGGACGAGCCTTTTTCAGCTCTTGATGCCATCTCGCGTAAGCAATTGCAGAGCTTGACCAAGAGTATCCATGACCAGTTTGGGATGACGACAATCTTTGTGACTCATGACACGGATGAGGCTTTAAAGTTGGGGAATCGGATTGCTGTTTTGCAGGACGGAGAGATTCGTCAAGTGGCGACACCTGAGGAAATTTTATCTGCACCTGCAACCAGCTTTGTAGCAGATTTGTTTGGAGGTGTTCAACATGGCTAA
- a CDS encoding nuclear transport factor 2 family protein encodes MSKQVENAQNLYIHAIQDGRVAEAQAQSVGDTYIQHSTGVPDGKEGFAAFFANFFERYPEREMKIVRTIEDGNLVFIHVHQYLNGGEAQWVTTDTFRADENGRIVEHWDVIDYYRAPENGQLDQIFGDFEITDLDKTAENKKLVRRFLTEIFQNGELEQWSDYVAEDLIQHNHEIGQGSQAYKDYVAEHDLTFDFVFQLLGQGNYVVSYGQTQIDGVAYAQYDIFRLENGLIVEHWDNKEVMPKVEDLTNRGKF; translated from the coding sequence ATGTCAAAACAAGTTGAAAATGCACAAAATTTATACATTCATGCCATTCAAGACGGGCGAGTTGCTGAGGCTCAAGCTCAGTCTGTAGGAGATACCTACATTCAACACTCGACAGGTGTGCCAGATGGGAAAGAAGGGTTTGCGGCTTTCTTTGCAAATTTCTTTGAGCGTTATCCCGAGCGTGAGATGAAGATTGTTCGCACCATTGAAGACGGCAATCTGGTCTTTATCCATGTCCATCAATATCTCAATGGCGGGGAAGCTCAATGGGTGACGACAGATACTTTCCGTGCGGATGAGAATGGTCGTATCGTGGAGCATTGGGATGTCATTGACTACTATCGTGCTCCGGAAAATGGACAGTTAGATCAGATCTTTGGAGATTTTGAAATCACGGATTTGGATAAGACAGCAGAAAATAAAAAGTTAGTCCGCCGTTTCTTGACAGAAATTTTCCAAAATGGGGAGCTAGAGCAGTGGAGTGATTATGTGGCAGAAGATTTGATTCAGCATAATCATGAGATTGGACAAGGAAGTCAGGCTTATAAAGACTATGTAGCTGAGCACGATCTTACTTTTGACTTTGTTTTCCAGCTTTTGGGTCAAGGGAACTATGTGGTTAGCTATGGGCAGACTCAGATAGATGGGGTGGCTTATGCCCAGTATGATATCTTCCGTTTGGAGAATGGATTAATTGTGGAGCATTGGGACAATAAAGAAGTCATGCCTAAGGTAGAAGACTTAACTAATCGAGGGAAGTTTTAA
- a CDS encoding MarR family winged helix-turn-helix transcriptional regulator, which yields MKDSHLVAHHIHLLNGRIFQKLLNQDPEALYRSEQGKILTVLWNSETGCATATDIALATGLANNTLTTMLKKLEEQGLVTFSQCGLDKRKKYVKLTEQGWSQKEVGHRVSQKLDAIFYKGFSEEEIRQFESYQERILANLKEKEG from the coding sequence ATGAAAGACAGTCATTTAGTTGCCCATCATATTCATTTGTTGAATGGGCGGATTTTTCAAAAGTTACTGAATCAGGATCCTGAAGCCCTTTATCGGAGTGAACAGGGCAAGATTCTCACAGTTTTATGGAATAGTGAAACGGGTTGCGCTACGGCGACAGATATTGCACTGGCGACAGGATTGGCCAATAATACGCTGACGACTATGCTGAAAAAGCTGGAAGAACAGGGTTTGGTGACCTTTAGTCAGTGTGGTTTAGACAAGCGAAAAAAATATGTCAAGTTGACGGAGCAAGGTTGGTCCCAGAAAGAAGTTGGCCATCGCGTCAGTCAAAAATTGGATGCTATTTTTTATAAAGGTTTCTCAGAGGAAGAAATTCGCCAGTTTGAAAGTTATCAGGAACGTATTTTAGCAAACCTTAAAGAAAAAGAGGGATAA